The nucleotide window TATGCGAACCGGAGTGCCCGGCCGATGCGATCCTCGCCGATACCGACCCGCTGGCGGAAAAGTGGCTGGCGCTGAACAGGCAGTATTCAGCGAAATGGCCTGTCATCTCGGCCCAGTTGCCGCCACCTCAGGATGCACAAGCCTTCAAGGGGCTCGATGGCAAGTTCGAAACCCATTTCTCGCCAGAGGCCGCTGCACGTTGACAGCAGTGCCTAACGCGGCGCGATCCCATCGAACAGGATATCGAGGATCTGCAGCGCGAGCTCGGTCGGCGTGAGCCCCCCCGGACGGTACCATTCGCGGGTCCAGATCAGTGTTCCCTGCAGCACCTGGTTGGCAAGCGACACATTGATGCCGGGCCGCAATTCGCCTGCCTCCGAAGCCGCTGCCATCAGGTCGCGCCAGATCCTGTTGGTCTCGTTCAAAAGGCCGAAATGCCGCTCGCGCACATCCTCTGGAACCTGATTGATGACATTGCCATGCGCAGCGATGTAGTCGAGCTTCTGCAGCGTCGTGTTGAGATAGGTGATCGCCGCTGCCTCGATGCGCTCGCGATAGCACGTT belongs to Aminobacter aminovorans and includes:
- a CDS encoding TetR/AcrR family transcriptional regulator — protein: MTTKEPDELATLEADGAVREINRTARRASGRKPSRKTEGVQEKILDAAAKVFAQKGYQLTKLSEISDAIDLHVTALRYHFPTKDVLVEEMINSLTRELHMRLLATLQQLPPETCYRERIEAAAITYLNTTLQKLDYIAAHGNVINQVPEDVRERHFGLLNETNRIWRDLMAAASEAGELRPGINVSLANQVLQGTLIWTREWYRPGGLTPTELALQILDILFDGIAPR
- the fdxA gene encoding ferredoxin FdxA, with the translated sequence MTYVVTDACVRCKFTDCVAVCPVDCFHEGENMLVIDPEVCIDCGVCEPECPADAILADTDPLAEKWLALNRQYSAKWPVISAQLPPPQDAQAFKGLDGKFETHFSPEAAAR